In Brachypodium distachyon strain Bd21 chromosome 2, Brachypodium_distachyon_v3.0, whole genome shotgun sequence, one genomic interval encodes:
- the LOC100843462 gene encoding ATP synthase subunit beta, mitochondrial, producing MATRRAISSIVRSASRIRAASPSPLPRAPLHRPSPAGFLLNRAAAYATSAAAQAAPATPPPTSAKHTGGKITDEFTGAGSVGQVCQVIGAVVDVRFDEGLPPILTALEVLDNSIRLVLEVAQHLGENVVRTIAMDGTEGLVRGQRVLNTGSPITVPVGRATLGRIINVIGEPIDERGDIKTNHFLPIHREAPAFVEQATEQQILVTGIKVVDLLAPYQRGGKIGLFGGAGVGKTVLIMELINNVAKAHGGFSVFAGVGERTREGNDLYREMIESGVIKLGDKQSESKCALVYGQMNEPPGARARVGLTGLTVAEHFRDAEGQDVLLFIDNIFRFTQANSEVSALLGRIPSAVGYQPTLATDLGGLQERITTTKKGSITSVQAIYVPADDLTDPAPATTFAHLDATTVLSRQISELGIYPAVDPLDSTSRMLSPHVLGEEHYNTARGVQKVLQNYKNLQDIIAILGMDELSEDDKLTVARARKIQRFLSQPFHVAEVFTGAPGKYVELKESVQSFQGVLDGKYDDLSEQSFYMVGGIDEVIAKAEKIAKENA from the exons atggcgaccCGCCGGGCCATCTCATCcatcgtgcgttccgcttccCGCATCCGTGCCGCCTCCCCGTCCCCGTTACCCCGCGCGCCGCTCCACCGCCCGTCCCCCGCCGGGTTCCTTCtcaaccgcgccgccgcctacgcgacctccgccgcggcgcagGCTGCTCCCGCCACGCCGCCCCCCACCTCCGCTAAGCACACTGGTGGTAAGATTACAGATGAGTTCACCGGCGCCGGCTCGGTGGGGCAGGTTTGCCAGGTGATTGGCGCTGTGGTCGACGTGCGGTTCGACGAGGGGCTCCCGCCTATCCTAACGGCGCTGGAGGTGCTCGACAACAGTATCCGCCTTGTGCTCGAGGTGGCGCAACATCTCGGGGAGAACGTGGTCCGCACCATCGCTATGGACGGGACGGAAGGGCTCGTCCGCGGTCAGCGCGTGCTCAACACCGGCTCTCCCATCACT GTCCCTGTTGGTAGGGCAACTCTTGGGCGTATTATAAATGTTATTGGTGAGCCAATCGATGAGAGGGGAGATATAA AGACAAACCATTTCCTACCTATCCATCGTGAAGCCCCTGCTTTTGTTGAGCAAGCTACTGAGCAACAAATCCTTGTTACTGGAATTAAG GTTGTGGATTTGCTTGCACCCTATCAAAGAGGTGGTAAAATTGGTCTCTTTGGTGGTGCAGGGGTGGGCAAAACTGTCCTTATTATGGAGTTGATCAACAACGTTGCCAAGGCCCATG GTGGTTTCTCTGTCTTTGCTGGTGTTGGAGAACGTACTCGTGAGGGTAACGACTTGTATAGGGAAATGATTGAGAGTGGTGTGATTAAGCTTGGTGACAAGCAG AGTGAGAGCAAGTGTGCTCTTGTCTACGGGCAAATGAATGAGCCCCCTGGTGCTCGTGCCCGTGTTGGACTGACTGGTTTAACTGTTGCTGAGCACTTCCGTGATGCTGAAGGACAGGATGTGCTTCTCTTCATTGATAACATTTTCCGTTTCACTCAG GCAAACTCTGAGGTGTCTGCCCTGCTTGGACGTATTCCATCTGCTGTGGGATACCAACCAACCCTTGCTACTGATCTGGGAGGACTACAGGAACGGATTACCACCACCAAAAAGGGTTCCATTACATCTGTGCAAGCTATTTATGTGCCTGCTGATGACTTGACAGATCCTGCACCTGCTACAACTTTCGCTCATCTTGATGCTACTACTGTGCTCTCACGACAG ATTTCTGAGCTTGGTATTTATCCTGCTGTCGATCCTTTGGACTCCACATCCAGAATGTTGTCTCCCCACGTTCTTGGTGAGGAGCACTACAACACTGCTCGTGGTGTCCAGAAGGTTCTCCAGAATTACAAGAATCTTCAAGATATTATTGCCATTTTGGGAATGGATGAGCTCAGTGAGGATGATAAGTTAACAGTTGCTCGCGCTAGGAAAATTCAGCGGTTCCTTAGCCAGCCTTTTCATGTTGCTGAAGTGTTCACAGGTGCACCTGGAAAGTATGTTGAACTAAAGGAGAGTGTTCAAAGTTTCCAG GGTGTATTGGATGGCAAGTACGATGATCTTTCTGAGCAGTCATTTTACATGGTTGGTGGAATAGATGAGGTCATTGCCAAGGCAGAGAAGATCGCCAAGGAGAATGCGTAG